A single window of Gavia stellata isolate bGavSte3 chromosome 14, bGavSte3.hap2, whole genome shotgun sequence DNA harbors:
- the MMGT1 gene encoding ER membrane protein complex subunit 5, giving the protein MAAASVWKGLVGLGLFALAHAAFSAAQHRSYMRLTEKEDETLPIDIVLQTLLAFAVTCYGIVHIAGEFKDMDATSELKNKTFDTLRNHPSFYVFNHRGRVLFQSPDTVNSSSNQDALSSSSSLKFRKLEPLRR; this is encoded by the exons ATGGCGGCCGCCTCGGTGTggaaggggctggtggggcTCGGCCTCTTCGCCCTGGCCCACGCGGCCTTCTCGGCGGCGCAGC ATCGTTCTTACATGAGattaacagaaaaggaagatgaaacaTTGCCCATAGAT ATAGTTCTTCAGACTCTGTTAGCCTTTGCAGTTACCTGCTATGGGATAGTACATATTGCAGGAGAATTTAAAGACATGGATGCCACTTCAGAACTAAAAAATAA gaCATTTGACACATTAAGGAACCATCcatctttttatgtatttaatcaTCGTGGTAGAGTATTGTTCCAGTCCCCAGACACAGTGAATTCTTCTTCAAACCAAGATGCTTTGTCATCCAGCTCGTCACTGAAATTTCGAAAACTTGAACCTCTGCGCCGCTAA